Proteins from a genomic interval of Syntrophus gentianae:
- a CDS encoding CapA family protein, with the protein MASRSGAIKLFLCGDVMTGRGIDQILPYPSNPVLYESYVKDARGYVDLAEEVNGVIPKPVDFGYIWGNSLAEIAAQAPDARIINLETSITTSDDYWVGKGINYRMNPRNVPCLQAARIDVCCLANNHVLDWGYQGLLETITTLKMAGMKTSGAGRNAEEARLPAIQDLPGRGRVLVFAFGDESSGVMPGWSASESHPGIAELQDFCAETVNAIGKEIRKVKQSGDIAVVSIHWGGNWGYGVPEEHIRFAHHLIDEANVDILHGHSSHHAIGIDVYRGKLILYGCGDLINDYEGIGGYKEFRSDLGILYFPIIDPLMGRLTGLRLVVMTCKRFRLERAARKDVCWIEGMLNREGRIFGTAVKLEEDLSLSLVW; encoded by the coding sequence ATGGCCAGCCGTTCAGGCGCTATCAAACTTTTTCTCTGCGGGGATGTCATGACCGGCAGAGGGATCGATCAGATCCTTCCCTATCCGAGTAACCCTGTCCTTTATGAATCTTACGTGAAAGATGCGAGAGGCTATGTTGATCTTGCCGAGGAGGTGAACGGTGTCATACCCAAGCCCGTTGATTTCGGCTATATCTGGGGGAATTCCCTGGCCGAGATTGCGGCACAGGCACCGGATGCACGGATCATCAACCTGGAGACCAGCATCACGACGAGTGACGATTACTGGGTGGGCAAGGGCATCAACTACCGAATGAATCCCAGAAATGTCCCCTGTCTCCAGGCTGCCCGAATAGATGTCTGCTGCCTCGCAAATAACCATGTCCTCGACTGGGGATACCAGGGCCTTCTGGAAACCATAACCACCCTTAAAATGGCCGGGATGAAGACTTCCGGGGCAGGCAGAAATGCGGAAGAGGCGCGGCTCCCGGCGATTCAGGATCTTCCCGGCAGGGGACGGGTGCTTGTCTTTGCTTTCGGAGATGAATCGAGCGGTGTCATGCCCGGCTGGTCGGCATCGGAGAGCCATCCAGGTATTGCCGAACTGCAGGATTTTTGTGCCGAAACCGTGAACGCAATTGGAAAGGAGATACGCAAGGTAAAGCAGAGCGGGGATATTGCCGTGGTTTCCATCCATTGGGGTGGCAACTGGGGATACGGGGTACCGGAAGAACACATCCGCTTTGCCCACCATCTTATTGATGAAGCAAACGTGGACATTCTTCATGGCCATTCTTCCCATCATGCGATCGGCATCGACGTATACAGGGGCAAGCTGATCCTCTACGGCTGTGGTGATCTGATCAACGACTATGAAGGGATAGGCGGATACAAGGAGTTTCGCAGTGACCTGGGCATCCTCTACTTTCCGATCATCGATCCCCTGATGGGCCGTCTTACCGGCCTTCGCCTGGTCGTCATGACCTGCAAACGTTTTCGTCTGGAAAGGGCGGCAAGAAAAGATGTTTGCTGGATTGAAGGCATGTTGAACCGGGAAGGAAGGATCTTCGGCACGGCCGTGAAGCTCGAAGAAGACCTAAGCCTGAGTCTGGTGTGGTAA